A window of the Lagopus muta isolate bLagMut1 chromosome 1, bLagMut1 primary, whole genome shotgun sequence genome harbors these coding sequences:
- the LOC125695945 gene encoding NAD(P)(+)--arginine ADP-ribosyltransferase 1-like, giving the protein MELLALCWVLLAGTLLSTSAASSALHDGDLGPIEIEMNMAPNSFDDQYVGCENQMKTKIQEVNHTEIKNNKDYANTWKKASAEWQKICKHPNDCPKLKMDLAIAVVAYSAADGMCEKFNADTRQGGLSHQHYMQSYHFKTLHFLLTQALQALRKSHPNKCYNVYRGVRGIRFTAKKGKAVRFGQFTSASLDKNAAKEFGKDTFFEIRTCHGVSINPLSFFPLEEEVLIPPFEVFKVTKFSIVKGRNEIKLLSNDTKSNHNCELLNDQGGQWGRGHQEVGLGLSHGPPLPPLPCPKRARGGWGHRG; this is encoded by the coding sequence ATGGAGCTCCTCgccctgtgctgggtgctgctggccgGCACCTTGCTCAGCACATCGGCCGCCAGCAGCGCCCTGCACGACGGAGACCTCGGCCCCATTGAGATAGAGATGAACATGGCCCCCAACTCCTTTGATGACCAATATGTAGGCTGCGAGAATCAGATGAAGACTAAGATACAGGAGGTGAACCATACGGAGATCAAAAACAACAAGGACTATGCAAACACCTGGAAGAAGGCATCTGCAGAATGGCAGAAGATCTGCAAACATCCTAATGACTGCCCAAAGCTGAAAATGGATCTGGCCATCGCCGTGGTGGCgtacagtgctgcagatgggatgTGCGAGAAGTTCAACGCAGACACACGTCAGGGCGGACTCTCCCACCAGCACTACATGCAGTCGTATCACTTCAAGACGCTGCACTTCCTCCTGACCCAGGCGCTGCAGGCTCTGCGAAAATCCCATCCCAACAAATGTTACAATGTCTACCGTGGTGTGCGGGGCATCCGCTTCACAGCCAAAAAAGGCAAAGCTGTGCGCTTCGGCCAGTTCACCTCCGCCTCCCTAGACAAGAATGCTGCAAAGGAGTTTGGGAAAGATACTTTCTTTGAGATCAGGACCTGCCATGGTGTCTCCATCAATCCATTGTCCTTCTTCCCCTTGGAGGAAGAAGTCCTCATCCCACCCTTTGAAGTCTTTAAGGTCACCAAATTCTCCATCGTCAAAGGCAGAAACGAAATCAAACTCCTCTCTAATGACACAAAGAGCAACCACAACTGTGAGCTTCTAAATGACCAGGGTGGGCAGTGGGGTCGGGGCCACCAGGAGGTGGGGCTGGGGCTCAGCCATGGGCCACCTCTGCcccccctgccctgccccaAACGTGCCAGAGGGGGATGGGGGCACAGAGGGTGA